The Tenrec ecaudatus isolate mTenEca1 chromosome 6, mTenEca1.hap1, whole genome shotgun sequence genome has a window encoding:
- the LOC142450627 gene encoding patatin-like phospholipase domain-containing protein 5, which translates to MVSFEEDGSWSMSFAGAGFLALYHVGATQCMKERAPRLISGARRFYGSSSGALQALGIVTGKPVEFCCSHLLGMVRVIKGLSLGIFHPAFAPIEHITWALQESLPADAHILASKQLGISLTRWSDNKNVIVTEFATRDELIQAMVCSIYLPFYCGVIPPEFRGERYVDGALSNNMPLEDKNSTITVAPFPGKQDICPQSPLAGMHEFQVTRTRFQFYLKNIFRAYYAILPPSPEVLADICRQGYLDTLRFLERRRLTKEPILWTLASMEPPAPAKGPQDGASDESKKAGLPDNWEVPNVLVKDVPNFEQLSPELEAALRKAGRKKSGFWASFRRSNLGQVMTYLLLPCTLPVEFVFFRSRRLLAWLPDAPRDLRWVQGVLWDLVQELFSRSKAQFLVAFRYLTSISPAAPPRQRGLASPAN; encoded by the exons ATGGTGTCCTTCGAGGAGGACGGCAGCTGGAGCATGTCCTTCGCGGGCGCCGGCTTCCTGGCTCTCTACCACGTGGGCGCGACCCAGTGCATGAAGGAGCGCGCCCCGCGCCTCATCTCCGGCGCGCGCCGCTTCTATGGCTCCTCCTcgggagcgctccaggccttgggcatcGTCACCGGGAAGCCTGTTG AATTCTGCTGCAGCCACCTCCTGGGCATGGTGAGGGTGATCAAGGGGCTGAGTCTGGGCATCTTCCACCCGGCCTTCGCCCCCATCGAGCACATCACCTGGGCACTGCAGGAGAGCCTGCCCGCCGATGCCCACATCCTGGCCTCGAAGCAGCTGGGCATCTCGCTGACCCGTTGGTCGGACAACAAGAACGTCATCGTCACCGAATTCGCCACCCGAGATGAGCTTATCCAG GCCATGGTCTGTTCCATATACCTCCCTTTTTACTGCGGGGTGATCCCTCCGGAATTCAGAGGGGAG CGCTACGTTGATGGAGCTCTTAGCAACAATATGCCCTTGGAAGACAAGAACTCCACCATCACCGTGGCCCCTTTCCCTGGGAAGCAGGACATCTGTCCCCAGAGCCCCTTGGCAGGCATGCACGAGTTCCAAGTCACCAGGACCAGGTTCCAGTTCTACCTGAAGAATATATTCAGGGCGTACTATGCCATCCTCCCGCCCAGCCCCGAG GTATTGGCCGACATATGCAGACAAGGTTACCTGGACACCCTGAGGTTCCTGGAGAGACGGC GACTCACCAAGGAGCCCATACTGTGGACTTTGGCATCTATGGAACCTCCAGCCCCCGCCAAAGGCCCCCAGGATGGTGCCAGTGATGAGAGCAAGAAGGCAGGGCTGCCTGACAATTGGGAGGTGCCCAATGTGTTGGTCAAGGACGTGCCCAACTTTGAGCAGCTCTCGCCAGAACTGGAAGCTG CCCTGAGAAAGGCGGGCAGGAAGAAGAGCGGCTTCTGGGCCAGCTTCAGGCGGTCGAACCTCGGGCAGGTGATGACGTACCTGCTGTTGCCCTGCACACTGCCCGTGGAGTTCGTCTTCTTCCGGTCTAGAAG GCTCTTGGCCTGGTTGCCCGATGCACCGAGGGACCTGCGCTGGGTGCAAGGAGTGCTGTGGGACCTGGTCCAGGAGCTGTTCTCCAGATCCAAGGCCCAGTTCCTGGTCGCTTTCAG ATACCTGACTTCCATATCCCCAGCAGCACCCCCCCGGCAGCGTGGATTGGCTTCTCCAGCAAACTAG